A stretch of Geotrypetes seraphini chromosome 2, aGeoSer1.1, whole genome shotgun sequence DNA encodes these proteins:
- the LOC117354962 gene encoding zinc finger protein 436-like: MPEGASAQKQVTFEDITISFTQEEWAYLDEEQKKLYREVMKDNYQMLISLDHQIRPEWQRIKSQREDPVEMDQIQTQSENIYENISQRPDNISTKNCKQGSKEQRNPAGATKEGLTKCEINDGNIPEDKRHLAERPFQIHNSGKVTSEFLHGKKKGKKHQKELQLHKSDHKNEKLFTSAECNKSFTQLSTPKSKKIIHTRYRPFTCSECNKSFTLLSGLKKHQVIHTGYKPHTCTECNKRFIRLSGLKQHQVIHTGYKPHTCTECNKSFTQFSGLKIHQVIHTGYKPHTCTECNKSFTHLSGLKKHQVIHTGYKSHTCTECNKSFIRLSGLKQHQVIHTGYKPHTCTECNKSFTQLSSLKKHQVIHTGYKQHTCTECNKNFTHLSGLKQHQVIHTGYKPHTCTECNKSFIQLSGLKQHQVIHTGYKPHTCTECNKSFTLLSRLKSHRMIHTGYKPYTCTECNKSFTLLSGLKSHKMIHTGYKTHSCTEYIAVLPGGGSDFGASTPAVMASKPVRKERERSKLPEPKMADHVAPPSLEAPHSSWVAAVSSEVQAALESSLGDKLQRILDKLDTLDQRFASLTSEVKETQQRDYSAEVSQARRWFSPLCTRLIQHHIAFSLQYPARLRLTHLGRAHHFDTLEAAQRFVTEMMPEDPAQGAVVD; the protein is encoded by the exons AAGCAGGTGACATTTGAGGACATCACTATCTCTTTCACCCAGGAGGAGTGGGCGTATTTAGATGAAGAGCAGAAGAAgctctacagggaggtgatgaaggataATTATCAGATGCTGATCTCTCTGG ATCATCAGATCCGACCTGAATGGCAGAGAATAAAGAGTCAAAGAGAAGATCCGGTAGAAATGGACCAAATCCAAACACAGTCAGAAAATATCTATGAGAATATTTCCCAGAGACCTGACAACATTAGCACAAAGAATTGTAAGCAGGGATCAAAGGAACAGAGAAACCCTGCAGGAGCCACAAAGGAGGGACTCACTAAGTGTGAGATAAATGATGGAAACATCCCTGAGGACAAGAGACACCTAGCAGAGAGACCCTTCCAAATTCATAATAGTGGTAAAGTGACTTCTGAATTCCTCCATGgcaagaagaaaggaaaaaaacaccagaaagaactCCAACTGCATAAAAGTGATCATAAAAATGAGAAACTATTTACATCTGCTGAGTGCAATAAAagtttcactcagctttcaactcCAAAAAGTAAGAAAATAATCCACACAAGGTACAGACCATTTACGTgttctgagtgtaataaaagcttcactctccTTTCAGGTCTAAAAAAAcaccaagtgatccacacagggtacaaaccacatacgtgtaccgagtgtaataaaagatTCATTCGCCTTTCAGGTCTAAAACAAcaccaagtgatccacacagggtacaaaccacatacgtgtactgagtgtaataaaagcttcactcaattTTCAGGTCTAAAAATAcaccaagtgatccacacagggtacaaaccacatacgtgtaccgagtgtaataaaagcttcactcacctTTCAGGTCTAAAAAAAcaccaagtgatccacacagggtacaaatcACATAcgtgtaccgagtgtaataaaagcttcattcgCCTTTCAGGTCTAAAACAAcaccaagtgatccacacagggtacaaaccacatacgtgtaccgagtgtaataaaagcttcactcaactttcaagtctaaaaaaacaccaagtgatccacacaggATACAAACAACATAcgtgtaccgagtgtaataaaaacttcactcATCTTTCAGGTCTAAAACAAcaccaagtgatccacacagggtacaaaccacatacgtgtaccgagtgtaataaaagcttcattcaaCTTTCAGGTCTAAAACAAcaccaagtgatccacacagggtacaaaccacatacgtgtaccgagtgtaataaaagcttcactctccTTTCACGTCTAAAAAGCCACagaatgatccacacagggtacaaaccatatacgtgtactgagtgtaataaaagcttcactctcctttcaggtctaaaaagtcacaaaatgatccacacagggtacaaaacACAttcgtgtactgagt ATATTGCTGTGCTGCCTGGTGGTGGGAGTGATTTTGGCGCTTCAACACCCGCCGTGATGGCCTCCAAGCCAGTCCGTAAGGAACGGGAGCGGAGCAAGCTGCCAGAGCCTAAGATGGCGGACCACGTGGCTCCCCCATCGCTGGAGGCTCCTCACTCCTCCTGGGTGGCGGCAGTTTCGTCGGAGGTTCAGGCAGCGCTTGAGAGTTCCCTGGGGGATAAATTACAGCGCATCCTGGACAAACTTGACACCCTGGATCAACGTTTTGCCTCCCTTACATCGGAGGTCAAGGAGACACAGCAGAGG GACTACTCTGCAGAGGTCTCTCAGGCAAGGCGCTGGTTTTCACCTTTGTGCACTCGTCTCATCCAGCATCACATTGCCTTTTCTTTGCAATATCCGGCTCGTTTGCGGTTGACCCATCTGGGTAGAGCTCATCACTTTGACACCTTGGAGGCAGCGCAACGGTTTGTGACGGAGATGATGCCTGAAGATCCAGCGCAGGGAGCGGTCGTGGACTGA